The following are encoded together in the Malaya genurostris strain Urasoe2022 chromosome 3, Malgen_1.1, whole genome shotgun sequence genome:
- the LOC131437816 gene encoding protein lethal(2)denticleless — translation MNTVINLIERQHGNRFSVTYDTALTRLSVHEHDSWKGISPSELTADFNPAPPILAAKFSKCHGNEHILAIANEDGKVAIQDTSRPNVEPGGERALEGEQCHLNAVFDVEWMPGDMKLVSASGDHTARLWTLTESKLVSSQVFNGHSRSVKTASFRQTDPAIFATGGRDGVIVLWDIRAQLGSNLAPRADSCIFSGHAGGPGTPSAYRKRTRATPKIPPAGCSSSITGLAFQDDNTLISCGAGDGIIKVWDVRRHYSSHNRDPLPKYSFPYSGTTTLKGFTNLLIDNSRKRLYVNCMDNHIYCYNVSSYAPQPIQRYGGFKNGTFYIKSYLSPDGQYLISGSSDEKSYIWNVDSANPLVRLNGHTVEVTSVAWMQSHNDIRIVTCSDDARHKIWRVGPEHIDADEKERYKGDAEYCDNYRQDMAKVRLKSLEFTPRSIRRIVERNEKTPNTIEKKVVGKRSFLEMAGFDQQDPSTSYIEIKRPNIETRGRRLFSPANTNSKFSGFAALEIATNSSTSRSLNTILEESDDKSSSSCKSPLTLSDLNLKSPDSMLSKLSSGLSSPTINLPNFVIDGDAPHLVNVNSSCSNKRKLKENVDWLTKIRKQKLMQAAKSIESTTSVTEDVSILLSPRLQMLKTSDENPSTSQQPCTPRRRASRCGSIDGTQQPRTPRSRRNSVNGQGSSTPETSILKFFTVTTPTGNNVSNSRSNL, via the exons ATGAATACGGTTATCAATCTTATCGAGAGACAACATGGAAATC GTTTTTCGGTAACGTACGATACAGCTCTAACGCGATTATCAGTACACGAGCATGATAGTTGGAAAGGTATCAGTCCTTCGGAACTGACAGCAGATTTCAATCCAGCACCGCCAATTTTAGCggcaaaattttcgaaatgtcACGGAAACGAGCATATTTTAGCAATCGCGAATGAGGACGGAAAAGTTGCTATACAGGATACGTCCCGGCCTAATGTAGAACCGGGAGGGGAGCGTGCACTAGAAGGTGAACAGTGCCACCTTAATGCGGTGTTCGACGTCGAATGGATGCCCGGAGATATGAAGCTCGTTTCTGCTTCGGGAGATCATACAGCTCGCCTATGGACATTAACCGAATCGAAGCTGGTTAGCAGTCAGGTGTTCAATGGCCATTCCCGCTCGGTGAAGACTGCATCCTTTCGACAAACAGATCCAGCAATTTTCGCTACCGGAGGACGAGATGGTGTAATAGTTTTATGGGACATACGAGCACAGCTCGGATCCAACTTGGCTCCAAGAGCCGATAGCTGCATTTTCAGTGGTCATGCTGGTGGACCAGGAACACCATCGGCATATCGCAAGAGAACGAGAGCGACACCAAAGATTCCTCCTGCGGGGTGTAGCAGTTCCATCACCG GTTTGGCATTTCAGGATGATAATACTTTGATCTCCTGTGGTGCTGGAGATGGAATTATTAAAGTTTGGGATGTCAGGCGACACTATTCCAGTCACAATCGGGATCCATTGCCAAAGTATAGTTTTCCGTATTCTGGAACAACAACTCTCAAAGGGTTCACAAATTTGCTGATCGACAACTCCCGGAAACGATTGTATGTGAACTGTATGGACAATCACATATATTGTTACAACGTTTCAAGCTACGCCCCACAGCCAATTCAACGCTACGGTGGATTCAAGAATGGTACATTCTATATCAAATCTTATTTAAGTCCGGATGGGCAGTATCTGATCAGTGGATCAAGTGACGAGAAGAGCTACATCTGGAATGTAGATAGTGCGAATCCTCTGGTTCGGTTGAATGGTCATACAGTAGAAGTAACCAGTGTTGCGTGGATGCAAAGTCATAACGATATCCGCATTGTGACGTGCAGTGACGATGCACGGCACAAAATTTGGAGAGTCGGACCGGAGCACATCGATGCCGATGAGAAGGAGAGATACAAAGGTGATGCGGAATATTGCGACAACTATCGTCAGGATATGGCTAAGGTTAGACTGAAATCGTTAGAATTCACACCTAGATCAATTAGAAGAATTGTGGAACGGAACGAGAAGACTCCAAACacgatcgaaaaaaaagttgtcGGCAAACGTTCCTTTCTGGAAATGGCTGGTTTTGACCAACAGGATCCATCCACATCTTACATCGAGATTAAGAGACCGAATATCGAAACACGTGGACGACGGCTTTTTAGTCCTGCCAATACCAATAGCAAATTTTCAGGTTTTGCTGCTCTTGAAATTGCAACTAATTCATCGACTTCTCGAAGTCTCAACACAATACTGGAGGAAAGTGACGACAAATCATCGTCGAGCTGTAAGTCGCCTCTTACGTTGTCCGATTTGAATCTTAAATCACCGGATTCAATGTTATCCAAACTAAGCAGTGGATTGTCCTCACCAACCATTAATCTTCCTAACTTCGTAATCGACGGAGATGCTCCTCACTTAGTGAATGTGAATAGCAGTTGCAGCAATAAACGAAAGCTAAAGGAAAACGTCGATTGGTTGACGAAAATTCGAAAGCAAAAATTGATGCAAGCTGCCAAATCCATTGAGTCAACAACATCCGTTACGGAAGACGTTAGTATATTGCTGTCACCTCGGCTGCAGATGCTAAAGACATCGGACGAGAATCCTTCGACCAGTCAACAACCTTGCACTCCCCGTCGAAGAGCTTCACGTTGCGGGTCGATCGATGGCACACAGCAACCGAGAACTCCCCGTAGCAGGCGCAACTCCGTGAATGGTCAAGGTTCCAGTACACCCGAGACGtcgatattgaaattttttacggttACGACACCGACTGGCAATAATGTTAGCAACAGTCGGTCAAATCTTTGA